TGGCAGCGGCGAAAGCGGTGTCAGGCGGCCATCAGGCGGCCCCCGCTCAGTAGCTTCGCCATGCGTGGCGCAGCGCGGCTGAGCAGCGACCCCAGCAGGATGACGGCGACCAGCACCAGCAAGGGCTGGACCAGCAGATAGGCCGGATAGAGCGGCGAGCCGAGCTTGCCGAACAGGGCGCCCAGCACCGGCCCGCCCAGCCAGATCAGGATCAGGTGCGAGCAGAAGAGGAAGAAGGCGAACGGCTCGATGCGCAGCAGCATCCCTCGCGCGGCGCTGGCGGCCAGGCTCCACGCCAGCCGCCAGAAGAAGACCGCCGCCGCGACCCGCGCCGCCATGTCCAGCGTGGCGATACCGATTCTCGGCATCCCGCTCACCGGATGCAGCGAATAATGAAGCTGCGCGATCATCAACAGCGCGAAGGGCGGCGCGGCGACCGTCCAGGGCAGCGCCGCCACGCGATCGGCGAGGCCCTCGCGCCGGGCAATGATGCCCATGACGAAGAAGAACAGGATCGACGCCCGCATCAGCACCGGCGGCCCCCAACCCATGATCTGGCAAAGCGCCGCCATGGCCGCGATCAGGCCCAGCATCCAGCCGGGCAGGCGCACGAACAGCGGCGCGGCGACCATGCACAGGAACAGATCGCGCAGGAACGGCATCTGCACGTTGATGTCGGGGTTGCGACTGACGATGAACAGTTCCTGGAACATCCAGTCGGTCGAGGATGGCACTGGCGCGGA
This region of Sphingobium sp. EM0848 genomic DNA includes:
- a CDS encoding acyltransferase, yielding MVHTLTTDAARRSDAISIARVICILGVVYVHAWTGLSGYDLESLRGTPQDSLRWALMEIFGRSAVPLLGLISGWLVEGSSRTQNWIRHVGRKARTILLPMILWNGLAILFVSGAAWIVGLSAPVPSSTDWMFQELFIVSRNPDINVQMPFLRDLFLCMVAAPLFVRLPGWMLGLIAAMAALCQIMGWGPPVLMRASILFFFVMGIIARREGLADRVAALPWTVAAPPFALLMIAQLHYSLHPVSGMPRIGIATLDMAARVAAAVFFWRLAWSLAASAARGMLLRIEPFAFFLFCSHLILIWLGGPVLGALFGKLGSPLYPAYLLVQPLLVLVAVILLGSLLSRAAPRMAKLLSGGRLMAA